A section of the Oncorhynchus tshawytscha isolate Ot180627B linkage group LG09, Otsh_v2.0, whole genome shotgun sequence genome encodes:
- the LOC112236260 gene encoding SOSS complex subunit C, whose amino-acid sequence MASPAPGVQNKNRVAILADLDKEKRHLIHNSSMNNPAARPALNKAFRDHTEQQHIAAQQEAALQHAHTHSSGFFITQDSSFGNLILPVLPQPDPPSAAELQNL is encoded by the exons GAGTCCAGAACAAGAACCGTGTGGCCATTTTGGCTGACCTGGACAAGGAGAAGAGACACTTGATACATAACTCATCCATGAATAACCCTGCAGCCAG gcCTGCCCTGAATAAAGCCTTCAGAGACCACACTGAGCAGCAGCACATCGCTGCCCAGCAGGAAGCAGCTCTGCAG caTGCCCATACACACTCTTCTGGTTTCTTCATCACTCAAGACTCGTCCTTCGGGAACCTGATCCTCCCCGTGCTGCCACAACCAGACCCACCTTCAGCAGCAGAACTACAGAACCTTTAA
- the hsdl2 gene encoding hydroxysteroid dehydrogenase-like protein 2 isoform X2 produces MLQNTGKLAGQTLFITGASRGIGKAIALKAAKDGANVVIAAKTAQAHPKLPGTIYTAAEESIDILVNNASAINLTGTLETPMKKVDLMLGVNLRGTYLTSKLCIPHLLKSKNPHILNLSPPLNLNPIWFKNHTAYTMAKYGMSMCVLGMAEEFRGSIAVNALWPKTAIQTAAMEMLGGAEVGKQCRNVDIMSDAAYAILGKPRSYTGNFIIDEEILKTEGIKDFDIYAVAPGNALLPDFFLDEAEALVQNMGDQVVIPVAKGDSRSAATSGPIAETFNIIKGVLNPDIVKSTGGVYKFNLSGEHAGVWFIDMKNGGGSAGSGEPPVKADVVMTMDSADFTKMFAGKLKPTMAFMSGKLMIKGDMTLAIKMEKMMSMMKSKL; encoded by the exons ATGTTGCAAAACACAGG AAAGCTAGCTGGGCAAACCCTGTTCATTACAGGGGCAAGTCGTGGTATTGGGAAAGCCATCGCACTCAAAGCTGCTAAGGATGGTGCCAATGTCGTCATAGCTGCTAAAACAGCACAAGCCCACCCCAAACTACCCGGAACAATCTACACCGCTGCAGAAGAAA GTATTGATATCCTGGTGAACAATGCCAGTGCCATTAATCTGACGGGAACCCTGGAGACACCCATGAAGAAAGTGGACCTTATGTTGGGCGTCAACCTCAGAGGGACCTATCTGAC GTCTAAGCTGTGCATCCCACATCTGTTGAAGAGTAAGAACCCTCACATCCTGAACCTCAGCCCACCGCTTAACCTGAACCCCATCTGGTTCAAAAACCACACAG CGTACACAATGGCCAAGTATGGCATGTCCATGTGTGTTCTGGGCATGGCCGAAGAGTTCAGAGGGTCCATCGCTGTCAATGCCTTATGGCCTAAGACTG CCATCCAGACTGCTGCTATGGAAATGCTAGGTGGTGCGGAGGTGGGTAAGCAGTGTCGCAACGTTGACATCATGTCAGACGCAGCCTACGCCATCCTCGGGAAGCCACGCAGCTACACCGGAAACTTCATCATCGACGAGGAGATTCTGAAGACCGAGGGAATTAAAGACTTTGATATTTACGCCGTCGCTCCAG GTAATGCACTGCTCCCAGACTTCTTCCTGGATGAGGCTGAGGCTCTGGTGCAGAACATGGGGGATCAGGTTGTCATCCCAGTGGCTAAGGGTGACTCACGCAGCGCTGCTACCAGTGGGCCCATAGCAGAAACATTCAATATCATCAAGGGAGTCCTCAACCCTGACATTGTCAAATCCACTGGAGGAGTCTACAAATTTAACTTGTCTG gTGAGCATGCAGGAGTGTGGTTCATTGACATGAAGAACGGTGGGGGCAGTGCGGGTAGCGGAGAACCCCCAGTCAAAGCTGACGTGGTCATGACCATGGACAGCGCCGACTTCACCAAGATGTTTGCAG gcaaACTAAAGCCTACCATGGCTTTTATGTCAGGGAAGCTGATGATTAAAGGAGACATGACCCTGGCTATCAAGATGGAGAAGATGATGTCCATGATGAAGTCTAAACTCTAA
- the hsdl2 gene encoding hydroxysteroid dehydrogenase-like protein 2 isoform X1: MLQNTGKLAGQTLFITGASRGIGKAIALKAAKDGANVVIAAKTAQAHPKLPGTIYTAAEEIEALGGKALPCIVDVRDEKQIGEAVEQAVRKFGGIDILVNNASAINLTGTLETPMKKVDLMLGVNLRGTYLTSKLCIPHLLKSKNPHILNLSPPLNLNPIWFKNHTAYTMAKYGMSMCVLGMAEEFRGSIAVNALWPKTAIQTAAMEMLGGAEVGKQCRNVDIMSDAAYAILGKPRSYTGNFIIDEEILKTEGIKDFDIYAVAPGNALLPDFFLDEAEALVQNMGDQVVIPVAKGDSRSAATSGPIAETFNIIKGVLNPDIVKSTGGVYKFNLSGEHAGVWFIDMKNGGGSAGSGEPPVKADVVMTMDSADFTKMFAGKLKPTMAFMSGKLMIKGDMTLAIKMEKMMSMMKSKL; encoded by the exons ATGTTGCAAAACACAGG AAAGCTAGCTGGGCAAACCCTGTTCATTACAGGGGCAAGTCGTGGTATTGGGAAAGCCATCGCACTCAAAGCTGCTAAGGATGGTGCCAATGTCGTCATAGCTGCTAAAACAGCACAAGCCCACCCCAAACTACCCGGAACAATCTACACCGCTGCAGAAGAAA TCGAGGCATTGGGAGGCAAAGCGTTGCCTTGTATCGTAGACGTCAGAGATGAGAAGCAGATTGGCGAGGCAGTGGAACAGGCCGTGCGGAAGTTTGGAG GTATTGATATCCTGGTGAACAATGCCAGTGCCATTAATCTGACGGGAACCCTGGAGACACCCATGAAGAAAGTGGACCTTATGTTGGGCGTCAACCTCAGAGGGACCTATCTGAC GTCTAAGCTGTGCATCCCACATCTGTTGAAGAGTAAGAACCCTCACATCCTGAACCTCAGCCCACCGCTTAACCTGAACCCCATCTGGTTCAAAAACCACACAG CGTACACAATGGCCAAGTATGGCATGTCCATGTGTGTTCTGGGCATGGCCGAAGAGTTCAGAGGGTCCATCGCTGTCAATGCCTTATGGCCTAAGACTG CCATCCAGACTGCTGCTATGGAAATGCTAGGTGGTGCGGAGGTGGGTAAGCAGTGTCGCAACGTTGACATCATGTCAGACGCAGCCTACGCCATCCTCGGGAAGCCACGCAGCTACACCGGAAACTTCATCATCGACGAGGAGATTCTGAAGACCGAGGGAATTAAAGACTTTGATATTTACGCCGTCGCTCCAG GTAATGCACTGCTCCCAGACTTCTTCCTGGATGAGGCTGAGGCTCTGGTGCAGAACATGGGGGATCAGGTTGTCATCCCAGTGGCTAAGGGTGACTCACGCAGCGCTGCTACCAGTGGGCCCATAGCAGAAACATTCAATATCATCAAGGGAGTCCTCAACCCTGACATTGTCAAATCCACTGGAGGAGTCTACAAATTTAACTTGTCTG gTGAGCATGCAGGAGTGTGGTTCATTGACATGAAGAACGGTGGGGGCAGTGCGGGTAGCGGAGAACCCCCAGTCAAAGCTGACGTGGTCATGACCATGGACAGCGCCGACTTCACCAAGATGTTTGCAG gcaaACTAAAGCCTACCATGGCTTTTATGTCAGGGAAGCTGATGATTAAAGGAGACATGACCCTGGCTATCAAGATGGAGAAGATGATGTCCATGATGAAGTCTAAACTCTAA